A stretch of the Inquilinus sp. Marseille-Q2685 genome encodes the following:
- a CDS encoding cyclase family protein — protein MLRILAGTAVLSLALAAAPAAQAAEGLWSVYDSTLKSAKYIDLTHAFAPVQPVWPGFGNAEFKPAVAGNDLPDYAKKGDEFTYAKHGFVASAYALPTDQYGTQLDPPAHWDEYGATISDLPPTFAVRPLVVIDIHEKVAKDPSYAMTVEDVTAWEAKHGTVPEGSVVMVRTDWSKKWGDVEHFNDKPFPGVSLDALKFLHLERRILFHGHEPLDTDATPTLEGEAWLMHNHFTQAEGVANLDQVPEAGALIAIGFAKPLGGTGGYARYIAIAPADWPHGVTIAEAPGAPLPKQTAPLRRGPDGVMRPTPQ, from the coding sequence ATGCTGCGGATCCTGGCCGGGACGGCCGTCCTGTCCCTTGCGCTGGCCGCCGCGCCGGCGGCGCAGGCGGCGGAAGGGCTGTGGAGCGTCTATGATTCGACGCTGAAGAGCGCGAAGTACATCGACCTGACCCATGCCTTCGCACCGGTCCAGCCGGTCTGGCCGGGCTTCGGCAATGCCGAGTTCAAGCCGGCGGTGGCGGGCAACGATCTGCCCGACTACGCCAAGAAGGGCGACGAGTTCACCTACGCCAAGCACGGCTTCGTCGCCAGCGCCTATGCCCTGCCGACCGACCAGTACGGCACCCAGCTGGACCCGCCGGCGCATTGGGACGAATACGGCGCCACCATCAGCGACCTGCCGCCGACCTTCGCGGTGCGCCCGCTGGTGGTGATCGACATCCACGAGAAGGTGGCGAAGGACCCCAGCTACGCCATGACCGTCGAGGACGTGACGGCCTGGGAGGCGAAGCACGGCACCGTGCCCGAGGGCAGCGTCGTCATGGTCCGCACCGACTGGTCGAAGAAGTGGGGCGATGTCGAGCACTTCAACGACAAGCCGTTCCCCGGCGTGTCGCTGGACGCGCTGAAGTTCCTGCATCTCGAGCGCCGCATCCTGTTCCACGGCCACGAGCCGCTGGACACCGACGCCACGCCGACGCTGGAGGGCGAGGCCTGGCTGATGCACAACCACTTCACCCAGGCCGAGGGCGTGGCCAATCTCGACCAGGTGCCGGAGGCCGGGGCGCTGATCGCCATCGGCTTCGCCAAGCCGCTGGGCGGCACCGGCGGCTACGCCCGCTACATCGCCATCGCCCCGGCCGACTGGCCGCACGGCGTCACCATCGCCGAGGCGCCGGGCGCGCCGCTGCCGAAGCAGACCGCCCCGCTGCGCCGCGGCCCCGACGGGGTGATGCGGCCGACGCCGCAATAG
- a CDS encoding alpha/beta fold hydrolase, which yields MSMSRMALMAMTLFGLLSAPAAGQAAEKTVEFTVDGQKVVGTLNLPDGVASPPAVLLLHGFTGSRDELEIPAAKEGIFRRAARIWAAQGIASLRIDFRGNGDSEGAFADMTLDGQVKDALAALDFLAGGGEVNRDRLALVGWSMGGTVGAIVAGRARQKLTSVSLWAPGTNMPASIALLLGPDIVRQGLAGGDTPVTAKLPWGAEVALKDSFFRSLYAIDPVAEIARYKGPLLVAVGTKDDVVFPQPTAGQVLLDSHDGPEELWVRPMDHVFNAFDGTATVDEVIAKTGSFIAAALPPAVDAAADHETKGVTEGNLPVFYQKLKDQLHFALARDQAGGDFPQWRATARAKLWDLLIQPDDDTPFDARVVEEQDRGGYVARKIVLSITGNSRVAALLLVPKGPGPFPAALVLHDHGGKFDIGKEKMVRPWGDAARLASAQAWVDKYYSGNFIGDDLARRGYIVLATDALGWGDRQNNGPESQQALASNLFNLGSSLAGTIAVEDVRAARWLASLPEVDKDRVAAIGFSMGAFRAWQVAALTDAVTAGVAVNWMATLDGLMVPGNNQLKGQSAFNMLHPGMFRWFDYPDAAAIAAPKPMLFYAGETDPLFPAASVRAAFAKMAKVWADAGAPDRFSAKVWPNAHIFRAEEQAEAFDWLDRQFARPE from the coding sequence ATGTCGATGTCGAGGATGGCGCTGATGGCGATGACCCTGTTCGGCCTGCTCTCGGCCCCGGCGGCAGGGCAGGCGGCCGAGAAGACGGTCGAGTTCACGGTCGACGGCCAGAAAGTGGTCGGCACGCTCAACCTGCCGGACGGCGTCGCTTCGCCGCCGGCGGTGCTGCTGCTGCACGGCTTCACCGGCAGCCGGGACGAGCTGGAGATCCCGGCGGCGAAGGAGGGCATCTTCCGCCGCGCCGCGCGGATCTGGGCGGCCCAGGGCATCGCCAGCCTGCGCATCGACTTCCGCGGCAACGGCGACAGCGAAGGCGCCTTCGCCGACATGACGCTGGACGGGCAGGTGAAGGACGCGCTGGCCGCGCTCGACTTCCTCGCCGGCGGGGGCGAGGTCAACAGGGATCGCCTGGCCCTGGTCGGCTGGAGCATGGGCGGCACGGTCGGCGCCATCGTCGCCGGTCGAGCCAGGCAGAAGCTGACCTCCGTCTCGCTCTGGGCGCCGGGCACCAACATGCCGGCATCGATCGCCCTGCTGCTCGGGCCGGACATCGTCCGGCAGGGGCTGGCCGGCGGCGACACGCCGGTCACGGCGAAGCTGCCCTGGGGGGCCGAGGTCGCGCTCAAGGACAGCTTTTTCCGGAGCTTGTACGCGATCGACCCGGTGGCGGAGATCGCCCGGTACAAGGGGCCGCTGCTGGTCGCGGTCGGCACCAAGGACGACGTGGTCTTCCCGCAGCCGACGGCCGGCCAGGTGCTGCTCGACAGCCATGACGGGCCGGAGGAGCTGTGGGTGCGGCCGATGGACCACGTCTTCAACGCCTTCGACGGCACCGCGACGGTGGACGAAGTGATCGCCAAGACCGGCAGCTTCATCGCCGCGGCGCTGCCGCCCGCGGTCGACGCCGCGGCCGATCACGAGACCAAGGGCGTGACCGAGGGCAACCTGCCGGTCTTCTACCAGAAGCTGAAGGACCAGCTGCACTTCGCCCTGGCCCGGGACCAGGCCGGCGGCGACTTCCCGCAGTGGCGGGCGACCGCCCGGGCGAAGCTGTGGGACCTCTTGATCCAGCCCGACGACGACACGCCCTTCGACGCCCGGGTGGTGGAGGAGCAGGATCGCGGCGGCTACGTCGCCCGGAAGATCGTTCTGTCGATCACCGGCAACAGCCGCGTCGCCGCGCTGCTGCTGGTGCCGAAGGGGCCGGGGCCGTTCCCGGCGGCGCTGGTGCTGCACGACCACGGTGGCAAGTTCGATATCGGCAAGGAGAAGATGGTCCGGCCCTGGGGCGACGCGGCGCGGCTGGCCTCGGCCCAGGCCTGGGTCGACAAGTACTATTCGGGCAACTTCATCGGCGACGACCTGGCCCGACGCGGCTATATCGTGCTCGCGACCGACGCGCTGGGCTGGGGCGACCGGCAGAACAACGGACCGGAGTCGCAGCAGGCGCTGGCCTCGAACCTGTTCAATCTCGGCTCCTCGCTGGCCGGCACCATCGCGGTGGAGGATGTGCGGGCGGCGCGCTGGCTCGCCTCGCTGCCCGAGGTCGACAAGGACCGCGTCGCCGCCATCGGCTTTTCCATGGGTGCCTTCCGGGCCTGGCAGGTGGCGGCGCTGACCGACGCGGTGACGGCGGGCGTCGCGGTCAACTGGATGGCGACGCTGGACGGGCTGATGGTGCCCGGCAACAACCAGCTCAAGGGCCAGTCGGCCTTCAACATGTTGCACCCCGGCATGTTCCGGTGGTTCGACTATCCCGACGCGGCCGCGATCGCGGCGCCGAAGCCGATGCTGTTCTATGCCGGCGAGACCGACCCGCTGTTCCCGGCGGCGTCGGTGCGCGCGGCCTTCGCGAAGATGGCGAAGGTCTGGGCCGATGCCGGCGCGCCGGACCGGTTCTCCGCCAAGGTCTGGCCGAACGCCCATATCTTCCGCGCCGAGGAGCAGGCGGAGGCCTTCGACTGGCTCGACCGGCAATTCGCCCGGCCGGAGTGA
- a CDS encoding iron-containing redox enzyme family protein: MTFLTGFGRFLPGEPVGNDELEALFGPLSPRQRRVQEEALAHNGIRSRHYSLDRSGVFRFDNAGMAARAARAVLENAGLPPGDLAFLAAGTSGGDVLAPGFASMVHGRLGLPPLGLASLQSFCASGMMALQAGHHAIAAGGRPNALVVASEFASRFFRAGFFETGRFDLDAEFLRWMLSDGAGAVLLEDRPARRGLSLRLDWVDIVSHAGHHDTCMVGGARPSREAEDGLAAWGTYPTLQQAVDDGAFRLRQDLKLLDAIVPMCTARYFELIDAGRIDPDRIDYALCHISSAAFRGKMLAGLEAAGRPLDPEKLFSNLATCGNTGAASIYIMLEELVRTRPLAPGQRIVLMVPESGRFIAAYAHLTVVGPDGEAGKAPMPVTAAVPPEPAPATGSDAIRRLQQRLAAVWAAFEADLEAVPVVVRLQHGRLTLDDYRQVLFDLRQQVVEGARWIARAASSIGPDLVAVRPLFIGHSGAEQNDFRLLEEDYVALGGSLDDIRRGRKNIGSEALSAWMFQKASEPNPIDLLGAMVIIEGLGERIAGRWGAAIQDQLGLRDDQVRFLRHHAAEDEDHIAKLWSLLEQLDLTEARIDGIVACAKVTARLYRLQLEELGNR, encoded by the coding sequence ATGACCTTCCTCACCGGTTTTGGCCGATTCCTCCCGGGCGAACCTGTCGGCAATGACGAACTCGAGGCCCTGTTCGGCCCGCTGAGCCCGCGCCAGCGCCGGGTGCAGGAGGAGGCGCTGGCCCATAACGGCATCCGCAGCCGGCACTATTCGCTCGACCGCAGCGGCGTCTTCCGCTTCGACAACGCCGGCATGGCGGCCCGGGCGGCGCGCGCGGTGCTGGAGAATGCGGGGCTGCCGCCGGGCGACCTGGCCTTCCTGGCCGCCGGCACCTCGGGCGGCGACGTGCTGGCGCCCGGCTTCGCCAGCATGGTGCATGGCCGGCTGGGCCTGCCGCCGCTGGGCCTTGCCAGCCTGCAGTCCTTCTGCGCCAGCGGCATGATGGCGCTGCAGGCCGGCCACCACGCCATCGCCGCCGGCGGCCGGCCCAACGCGCTGGTGGTGGCCTCGGAATTCGCCAGCCGCTTCTTCCGCGCCGGCTTCTTCGAGACCGGGCGCTTCGACCTCGACGCCGAGTTCCTGCGCTGGATGCTGTCGGACGGCGCCGGCGCGGTGCTGCTGGAGGACCGGCCGGCCCGCCGCGGCCTCAGCCTGCGGCTCGACTGGGTCGACATCGTCTCCCATGCCGGCCATCACGACACCTGCATGGTCGGCGGCGCCCGGCCGTCGCGCGAGGCGGAGGATGGGTTGGCCGCCTGGGGCACCTATCCGACGCTGCAGCAGGCCGTCGACGACGGCGCCTTCCGCCTGCGCCAGGACCTCAAGCTGCTCGACGCCATCGTGCCGATGTGCACCGCGCGGTATTTCGAGCTGATCGATGCCGGCCGGATCGATCCCGACCGCATCGACTATGCCCTGTGCCACATCTCCTCCGCCGCCTTCCGCGGCAAGATGCTGGCGGGGCTGGAGGCGGCGGGGCGGCCGCTCGACCCGGAGAAGCTGTTCTCGAACCTCGCCACCTGCGGCAACACCGGCGCCGCCTCGATCTACATCATGCTGGAGGAGCTGGTGCGGACCCGGCCGCTGGCGCCCGGCCAGCGCATCGTGCTGATGGTGCCGGAGAGCGGGCGCTTCATTGCCGCCTATGCCCATCTGACCGTGGTCGGCCCCGACGGCGAGGCCGGAAAGGCGCCGATGCCGGTGACCGCAGCTGTGCCGCCCGAGCCCGCGCCGGCGACGGGATCCGACGCCATCCGCCGGCTGCAGCAGCGCCTGGCCGCGGTCTGGGCCGCCTTCGAAGCGGACCTCGAGGCGGTGCCGGTGGTGGTCCGGCTGCAGCATGGCCGGCTGACGCTCGACGACTACCGCCAGGTCCTGTTCGACCTGCGCCAGCAGGTGGTGGAGGGAGCGCGCTGGATCGCCCGCGCCGCCTCCTCGATCGGGCCCGATCTGGTGGCGGTGCGACCGCTGTTCATCGGCCATTCCGGGGCGGAGCAGAACGACTTCCGGCTGCTGGAGGAGGATTATGTCGCGCTGGGCGGGTCGCTCGACGACATCCGCCGCGGCCGCAAGAACATCGGGTCGGAGGCGCTGTCGGCCTGGATGTTCCAGAAGGCGAGCGAGCCGAATCCGATCGACCTCCTGGGCGCGATGGTGATCATCGAGGGGCTCGGGGAGCGCATCGCCGGCCGCTGGGGCGCCGCGATCCAGGACCAGTTGGGCCTGCGCGACGACCAGGTGCGTTTCCTGCGCCATCATGCGGCGGAGGACGAAGACCACATCGCCAAGCTGTGGTCGCTGCTGGAGCAGCTGGACCTGACCGAGGCGCGGATCGACGGCATCGTCGCCTGCGCCAAGGTCACCGCCCGGCTGTACCGGCTGCAGCTGGAGGAGCTGGGCAACCGATGA
- a CDS encoding cytochrome P450 yields the protein MAPTVRKGLLASFRHALAAHRNGLHGIPDESYAAAWTEQAVLGWRFLLANEPEAIRAILTADEETTGKAKWVQRTIGPALGDGLLSIEGEAWRRSRVVVQPMFHPSRIAAQHGAILQAAEDLGDRWRRAAAAGEGTRDAAPDLSRATREILLALFFDPDFSDILARLGDLIPILQETAGRARFKTLLGLPRWWPDRLGPAFHRSRKALNAALDDAFARRRADPQPHDDLPGRLLTAGAEAGLDDARIRAEITTLFFAGYETTANGMAWAVWELAQRPELVDAIRAELVAVTGGALPGPDQLTSLGLANRVIHEVLRLYPPGWIVGRRALRPLEVPDGAGKTRRIRRGTTLNIAPWVTHRSPLYWREPDRFDPERFAEDAAAGRPRGIYYPFGHGPRACPGRGLALAEMTVLVALIARDFRLEPAGPPPQPLGRVTLRPGAPVMVRVAPREAD from the coding sequence ATGGCGCCGACCGTGCGGAAGGGCCTGCTTGCCTCGTTCCGCCATGCCCTGGCCGCGCATCGCAACGGACTGCACGGCATCCCCGACGAATCCTACGCCGCGGCCTGGACCGAGCAGGCGGTGCTGGGCTGGCGCTTCCTGCTGGCGAACGAGCCGGAGGCGATCCGCGCCATCCTGACGGCGGATGAGGAGACGACGGGCAAGGCGAAATGGGTGCAGCGGACAATAGGTCCGGCACTGGGCGACGGGCTGCTGTCGATCGAGGGCGAGGCCTGGCGCCGCAGCCGGGTCGTGGTCCAGCCGATGTTCCACCCGTCGCGCATCGCCGCGCAGCACGGCGCGATCCTGCAGGCGGCGGAGGATCTCGGCGACCGCTGGCGCCGGGCCGCGGCGGCGGGGGAGGGCACGCGCGACGCCGCCCCCGACCTCAGCCGGGCGACGCGCGAGATCCTGCTGGCGCTGTTCTTCGACCCGGACTTCTCGGACATCCTGGCCCGGCTGGGCGACCTGATCCCGATCCTGCAGGAGACGGCGGGCCGGGCCCGGTTCAAGACCCTGCTGGGCCTGCCGCGCTGGTGGCCGGACCGGCTGGGGCCGGCCTTCCACCGTTCGCGCAAGGCGCTGAACGCCGCGCTGGACGACGCCTTCGCCCGCCGCCGGGCCGACCCGCAACCGCATGACGACCTGCCCGGCCGGCTGCTGACCGCGGGCGCCGAAGCTGGGCTGGACGATGCGCGCATCCGGGCCGAGATCACGACGCTGTTCTTCGCCGGCTATGAGACCACCGCCAACGGCATGGCCTGGGCGGTGTGGGAACTGGCGCAGCGGCCGGAGCTGGTGGACGCGATCCGCGCCGAGCTCGTGGCCGTGACCGGCGGCGCCCTGCCGGGACCGGACCAGCTGACGTCGCTGGGCCTCGCCAACCGGGTGATCCACGAGGTGCTGCGGCTGTACCCGCCCGGCTGGATCGTCGGCCGGCGGGCGCTGCGGCCGCTGGAGGTACCCGACGGCGCTGGGAAGACCCGCCGGATCCGCCGCGGCACCACGCTCAACATCGCCCCCTGGGTCACGCATCGCAGCCCGCTCTACTGGCGCGAGCCCGACCGCTTCGACCCGGAGCGCTTCGCCGAGGACGCGGCCGCCGGCCGGCCGCGTGGCATCTACTACCCCTTCGGCCACGGCCCCCGGGCTTGTCCCGGCCGCGGCCTGGCGCTGGCGGAGATGACGGTGCTGGTGGCCCTGATCGCCCGCGACTTCCGCCTCGAACCCGCCGGCCCGCCGCCGCAGCCGCTGGGCCGCGTCACGCTGCGCCCAGGGGCGCCGGTGATGGTCCGGGTCGCCCCGCGCGAGGCAGACTGA
- a CDS encoding 2-phosphosulfolactate phosphatase codes for MAQVLSEWGMAGVEALRDRVAVLVIVDVLSFSTAVDVAVSRGAAVAPFPHGDDDAARQAAERAGAVLARPRRAAGGQFSLSPASLLEIPAGTRLMLPSPNGSRLSLAGGSTPVLAGCLRNAAAVARAALDLARGGGIGVVPAGERWPDGGLRPAIEDLLGAGAIIHELALTCSPEAEIARDAWRSAGADLPRLIRASVSGRELVDSGFPHDVDLALEQEVSSSAPLLVDGAYRPV; via the coding sequence ATGGCGCAGGTTCTGTCCGAATGGGGCATGGCGGGCGTCGAGGCGCTGCGGGATCGGGTCGCGGTGCTGGTCATCGTCGACGTGCTGTCCTTCTCGACTGCCGTCGACGTGGCCGTGTCGCGGGGCGCGGCGGTCGCTCCCTTCCCCCATGGCGACGACGACGCGGCCCGGCAGGCGGCGGAGCGCGCCGGCGCGGTGCTGGCGCGGCCGCGACGGGCAGCTGGCGGCCAGTTCAGCCTATCGCCGGCCAGCCTGCTGGAGATCCCGGCCGGAACCAGGCTGATGCTGCCTTCCCCCAACGGCTCGCGCCTGTCGCTGGCCGGCGGCAGCACGCCGGTGCTGGCCGGCTGCCTGAGGAATGCCGCCGCCGTGGCCCGGGCGGCGCTGGACCTCGCCCGCGGCGGTGGCATCGGGGTCGTTCCCGCCGGCGAGCGCTGGCCGGATGGCGGCCTCCGGCCCGCGATCGAGGATCTGCTGGGCGCCGGCGCCATCATCCACGAGCTGGCGCTGACCTGCTCGCCCGAGGCCGAGATCGCCCGGGACGCCTGGCGGTCGGCCGGCGCCGACCTGCCTCGCCTGATCCGGGCCTCGGTCTCCGGCCGCGAGCTGGTCGACAGCGGCTTTCCCCACGACGTCGACCTCGCCTTGGAGCAGGAGGTCAGTTCGTCCGCGCCCCTCCTGGTCGACGGCGCCTACAGGCCCGTCTGA
- the pgk gene encoding phosphoglycerate kinase, giving the protein MSSFKTLDDVDVRGKTVLVRGDLNVPVEDGHVSDTTRLDRLAPTIAEIADKGGRVVLLSHFGRPKGVTPEFSLKTIVLPALEEVLERPVAFAGDCVGPQAEAAVKALKDGQILLLENVRFHPEEEKNDPAFAKALASLGDLYVNDAFSAAHRAHASTEGVAHHLPAIAGRLMQAELEALSAALEAPKRPVLAIVGGAKISTKLDLLGNLVAKVDQLVLGGGMANTFLAAQGVNVGKSLCEHDMADAARTIMEKAKAAGCEIVLPVDGVVAREFAADAPNESVDVSAIPADAMMLDVGPKTVALLKDRLAKVATVVWNGPLGAFEKRPFDAGTVAVAREAADLTRAGRILTVAGGGDTVSALGHAGVEDRFSYVSTAGGAFLEWLEGKDLPGVAALKR; this is encoded by the coding sequence ATGAGCAGCTTCAAGACCCTCGACGACGTGGATGTGCGCGGCAAGACCGTGCTGGTGCGTGGCGACCTGAACGTGCCGGTCGAGGACGGCCATGTCAGCGACACCACCCGCCTGGACCGGCTGGCCCCGACCATCGCCGAGATCGCCGACAAGGGCGGCCGCGTCGTGCTGCTGTCGCATTTCGGCCGGCCCAAGGGCGTGACCCCGGAATTCAGCCTGAAGACCATCGTGCTGCCGGCGCTGGAGGAGGTGCTGGAGCGGCCGGTCGCCTTCGCCGGGGACTGCGTCGGGCCGCAGGCCGAGGCGGCGGTGAAGGCGCTGAAGGATGGGCAGATCCTGCTGCTGGAGAATGTCCGCTTCCATCCGGAGGAGGAGAAGAACGACCCGGCCTTCGCCAAGGCCCTGGCGTCGCTCGGCGACCTCTACGTCAACGACGCCTTCTCCGCCGCGCACCGCGCCCATGCCTCGACCGAGGGCGTCGCCCATCACCTGCCGGCGATCGCCGGCCGGCTGATGCAGGCGGAGCTGGAGGCTCTGTCGGCCGCGCTGGAGGCGCCGAAGCGCCCGGTGCTGGCGATCGTCGGCGGCGCCAAGATCTCGACCAAGCTGGACCTGCTGGGCAATCTCGTCGCCAAGGTCGACCAGCTGGTGCTGGGCGGCGGCATGGCCAACACCTTCCTGGCGGCGCAGGGCGTGAATGTCGGCAAGAGCCTGTGCGAGCACGACATGGCCGACGCCGCCCGGACGATCATGGAAAAGGCCAAGGCCGCCGGCTGCGAGATCGTGCTGCCGGTCGATGGCGTGGTCGCTCGCGAATTCGCCGCCGATGCCCCGAACGAGTCGGTCGACGTCTCGGCCATCCCGGCCGATGCGATGATGCTGGATGTCGGGCCGAAGACCGTGGCCCTCTTGAAGGACCGGCTGGCCAAGGTGGCGACCGTGGTCTGGAACGGCCCGCTCGGCGCCTTCGAGAAGCGGCCCTTCGACGCCGGCACCGTCGCGGTGGCGCGTGAGGCGGCCGACCTGACCCGGGCCGGCAGGATCCTGACCGTGGCCGGCGGCGGCGACACCGTCTCGGCCCTCGGCCATGCCGGGGTGGAGGACCGCTTCTCCTACGTCTCCACCGCCGGCGGCGCCTTCCTGGAGTGGCTGGAGGGCAAGGACCTGCCGGGCGTCGCCGCGCTCAAGCGCTGA
- a CDS encoding molybdopterin-binding protein, which produces MKISARNQLKGTIVEVTKGQTTAHVRIDIGGGVIVTSSITNEAVDSLGLKAGQAAYAVIKASDVMVAID; this is translated from the coding sequence ATGAAGATCAGCGCCCGCAACCAGCTCAAGGGCACCATCGTCGAGGTCACCAAGGGCCAGACCACCGCCCATGTCCGCATCGACATCGGCGGTGGCGTCATCGTCACCTCCTCGATCACCAACGAGGCGGTCGATTCGCTCGGCCTCAAGGCCGGCCAAGCCGCCTATGCGGTGATCAAGGCCTCCGACGTCATGGTCGCGATCGACTGA
- a CDS encoding Gfo/Idh/MocA family protein: MVSGTAERAPGRRLRLGMIGGGRDAFIGAVHRLAARMDDRWEFVAGALSSDPQKALASAADLRLDPARAYPSWQAMLEGEAKLRDGGGPAIDAVAIVTPNHVHHAPAKAFLEAGFHVVCDKPLTTTVADAEDLVEAVRKSGQVFALTHNYTGYPMIRQARAMVAEGALGRIRLVEAEYAQDWLATKAEDTGSKQAEWRVDPARSGPAGCVGDIGTHAYNLASFVTGEAAESLAADLQSFVPGRRLDDNAHILLRYASGARGMIWASQVASGNENGLRLRIYGEKAGLEWAQENPNYLTFMPLGEPHRRLTRGGPGSGPAAAHATRVPPGHPEGYLECFAQIYSDAAEQILARLEKRDPQPDALLVPTVEDGLAGVRFIAACVASSQKDAAWTKI, translated from the coding sequence ATGGTTTCCGGAACCGCGGAACGGGCGCCCGGCCGGCGCCTGCGCCTGGGCATGATCGGCGGCGGCCGCGACGCCTTCATCGGCGCGGTGCACCGCCTGGCGGCGCGGATGGACGACCGCTGGGAGTTCGTGGCGGGCGCGCTGTCGAGCGACCCGCAGAAGGCCCTGGCCTCGGCCGCCGACCTGCGGCTGGACCCTGCCCGCGCCTATCCCTCCTGGCAGGCGATGCTTGAGGGCGAGGCCAAGCTGCGCGACGGCGGCGGCCCGGCGATCGACGCCGTCGCCATCGTCACCCCGAATCACGTCCACCACGCCCCGGCCAAGGCCTTCCTGGAGGCCGGCTTCCATGTCGTCTGCGACAAGCCGCTGACCACCACGGTGGCCGATGCCGAGGACCTGGTGGAGGCGGTCAGGAAGAGCGGCCAGGTCTTCGCCCTGACCCACAACTACACCGGCTATCCGATGATCCGGCAGGCCCGGGCGATGGTGGCCGAGGGCGCGCTGGGCAGGATCCGGCTGGTCGAGGCGGAATACGCCCAGGACTGGCTGGCGACCAAGGCCGAGGACACCGGCAGCAAGCAGGCCGAGTGGCGGGTCGACCCGGCGCGCAGCGGCCCGGCCGGCTGCGTCGGCGACATCGGCACCCATGCCTACAACCTGGCCAGCTTCGTCACCGGCGAGGCTGCCGAATCGCTGGCCGCCGACCTGCAGAGCTTCGTCCCCGGCCGGCGGCTGGACGACAACGCCCATATCCTGCTGCGCTACGCCAGCGGCGCCCGCGGCATGATCTGGGCCAGCCAGGTGGCCAGCGGCAACGAGAACGGGCTGCGCCTGCGCATCTATGGCGAGAAGGCCGGCCTGGAATGGGCGCAGGAGAACCCGAACTATCTGACCTTCATGCCGCTGGGCGAGCCGCATCGCCGCCTGACCCGCGGCGGCCCGGGCAGCGGCCCGGCCGCGGCCCACGCCACCCGCGTGCCGCCCGGCCATCCCGAGGGCTATCTGGAATGCTTCGCCCAGATCTACAGCGACGCGGCCGAGCAGATCCTGGCCCGGCTGGAGAAGCGGGATCCGCAGCCCGACGCGCTGCTGGTGCCGACGGTCGAGGACGGCCTGGCCGGCGTGCGCTTCATCGCCGCCTGCGTGGCCTCGTCGCAGAAGGATGCGGCCTGGACGAAGATCTGA
- a CDS encoding sugar phosphate isomerase/epimerase — MREIKGPAIFLAQFAGDAPPFNSLDAIAGWAAGLGYKGVQIPSWDARLFDLKRAAESQDYCDEVLGTLKQHGLALTELSTHLQGQLVAVHPAYDEAFDGFAAPEVRGNPKARQEWAVQQLRHAAQASRRLGLKAHATFSGALAWPYVYPWPQRPAGLIETAFDELARRWTPILNAFDEAGVDLCYEIHPGEDLFDGTTFEMFLERVGNHPRCNILYDPSHFVLQQLDYLGYIDRYHERIRAFHVKDAEFNPTASQGVYSGFASWADRAGRFRSLGDGQVDFGAIFSKLTQYGFDGWAVLEWECCIKHPEQGAAEGAPFIASHLIRVTERAFDDFASGGTDEAANRRLLGIDR; from the coding sequence ATGAGAGAGATCAAGGGACCGGCCATCTTCCTCGCCCAGTTCGCCGGTGACGCGCCGCCCTTCAACAGCCTGGACGCGATCGCCGGCTGGGCCGCGGGCCTCGGCTACAAGGGCGTGCAGATCCCGTCCTGGGACGCCCGGCTGTTCGACCTGAAGCGCGCGGCCGAGAGCCAGGACTATTGCGACGAGGTGCTGGGCACGCTGAAGCAGCACGGCCTGGCCCTGACCGAGCTGTCGACCCATCTGCAGGGCCAGCTGGTCGCCGTGCACCCGGCCTATGACGAGGCCTTCGACGGCTTCGCGGCGCCGGAGGTGCGCGGCAACCCGAAGGCCCGGCAGGAATGGGCGGTGCAGCAGCTGCGCCATGCCGCCCAGGCGTCGCGGCGCCTCGGCCTCAAGGCCCACGCCACCTTCTCCGGCGCTCTCGCCTGGCCCTATGTCTATCCCTGGCCGCAGCGCCCGGCCGGGCTGATCGAGACCGCCTTCGACGAGCTGGCGCGGCGCTGGACGCCGATCCTGAACGCCTTCGACGAGGCCGGGGTCGACCTCTGTTACGAGATCCATCCCGGCGAGGACCTGTTCGACGGCACCACCTTCGAGATGTTCCTCGAGCGCGTCGGCAACCACCCGCGCTGCAACATCCTGTACGACCCGAGCCACTTCGTGCTGCAGCAGCTCGACTATCTCGGCTACATCGACCGCTATCACGAGCGGATCCGCGCCTTCCACGTGAAGGATGCCGAGTTCAACCCGACCGCCAGCCAGGGCGTCTATTCCGGCTTCGCCTCCTGGGCCGACCGCGCCGGCCGCTTCCGCTCGCTCGGCGACGGCCAGGTCGACTTCGGCGCCATCTTCTCGAAGCTGACGCAGTACGGCTTCGACGGCTGGGCGGTGCTGGAATGGGAGTGCTGCATCAAGCATCCCGAGCAGGGCGCGGCCGAAGGCGCCCCCTTCATCGCCTCGCATCTGATCCGCGTCACCGAGCGCGCCTTCGACGATTTCGCCTCCGGCGGCACCGACGAGGCGGCGAACCGCCGCCTGCTCGGCATCGACCGCTGA
- a CDS encoding DUF167 family protein: MTAAARPLFVAAPRGIRVTVRLTPRAGRNAVTGRAVDADGAPLLKAAVTAVPERGAANEALIALLAKSWRLPKSALAIIGGATDRTKLIEIDGDAALAARLEAWAEALATKD, encoded by the coding sequence GTGACCGCCGCGGCCCGGCCGCTCTTCGTCGCCGCCCCCCGCGGCATCCGCGTCACGGTCCGGCTGACGCCGCGGGCCGGGCGCAATGCGGTGACCGGGCGGGCGGTCGATGCCGACGGCGCGCCGCTCCTGAAAGCCGCGGTCACGGCGGTGCCGGAGCGCGGCGCCGCGAACGAGGCGCTGATCGCCCTCCTGGCCAAGAGCTGGCGCCTGCCGAAATCGGCGCTCGCCATCATCGGCGGCGCCACCGATCGCACCAAGCTGATCGAGATCGACGGCGACGCCGCCCTCGCCGCCCGCCTCGAAGCCTGGGCCGAGGCGCTGGCGACGAAAGACTGA